In Achromobacter spanius, the following proteins share a genomic window:
- a CDS encoding aldolase, with translation MTDETRIREEICVVGASLYQRGYTVGAAGNISARLDDGWLITPTDACLGRLDPADLAKVDLDGNWVSGAKPSKTLVLHQGIYRASPESRGIIHTHSTHLVALTLAGVWRPDEVLPPITPYQVMKVGRIPLIAYRRPGDPQAAAEVAAVAGQVRGALFERLGPVVWERSVAHASYALEELEETARLWLMSQPRPAPLSAQAIDELRATFGARY, from the coding sequence ATGACTGATGAAACCCGAATCCGTGAGGAAATCTGCGTCGTCGGCGCCAGCCTCTATCAACGCGGCTACACCGTGGGCGCAGCCGGCAACATCAGCGCCCGGTTGGATGATGGATGGCTCATCACCCCGACCGACGCTTGCCTGGGGCGGCTGGACCCCGCCGATCTGGCCAAGGTCGACCTGGACGGCAACTGGGTGTCCGGCGCCAAGCCGTCCAAGACGCTGGTGCTGCATCAGGGGATCTATCGCGCCAGCCCCGAATCGCGCGGCATCATCCACACGCATTCCACGCATCTGGTGGCCTTGACGCTAGCCGGCGTGTGGCGGCCTGACGAAGTGCTGCCGCCCATCACGCCCTACCAGGTCATGAAGGTGGGGCGCATTCCCTTGATCGCTTATCGCCGGCCGGGCGACCCGCAAGCCGCCGCCGAGGTGGCCGCCGTGGCGGGCCAGGTGCGCGGCGCCTTGTTTGAAAGGCTGGGGCCGGTGGTGTGGGAACGCTCGGTGGCGCACGCGTCGTATGCGCTGGAAGAGCTGGAAGAAACCGCCCGCCTGTGGCTGATGAGCCAGCCGCGCCCCGCGCCGCTGTCCGCCCAGGCCATTGATGAGCTTCGCGCCACCTTCGGCGCGCGCTACTAG
- a CDS encoding MFS transporter yields the protein MPPMDLTSGTAPGKPGIPNTAATAGAPQPDSLETARAYAKVFWRLVPFLMLCYVIAYLDRVNVGFAKLQMSQDLGFSETVFGLGAGVFFIGYFLFEVPSNLLMHRLGARVWIARIMITWGILSGMFMFVETPTGFYILRFLLGLAEAGFYPGVILYLTYWYPAHRRAKIIALFMSAIPVAGIFGNPLSGWIMEAFHGTHGLQGWQWMFLIEAIPALLIGVVTIMYLDNGISSAKWLTADEKQLLTREIEQDQKQTGTQKHSLRAVFSDKRVWWMCLIYFAFVAGQYGLTFWMPTLIKSTGVTGAFNIGLLSAIPFICAIIVMNLLGHSADKRRERRWHLIVPALAGAVGFTAAASFADSTVISLICLSLAAAGVLTCAPLFWSLPTAFLSGTAAAAGIAIVNSVGNLAGFASPYMIGYLKDLTQSTASGMYVLAAVLVIGAIAVWFTPAKLVNR from the coding sequence ATGCCCCCGATGGATTTGACGTCCGGCACGGCGCCTGGCAAACCCGGTATCCCCAACACCGCCGCCACTGCCGGCGCGCCACAGCCAGACTCCCTGGAAACCGCGCGCGCCTACGCCAAGGTGTTCTGGCGGCTCGTGCCGTTCTTGATGCTTTGCTATGTCATCGCCTATCTGGACCGCGTCAACGTCGGCTTCGCCAAGCTGCAAATGTCGCAAGACCTGGGCTTCAGCGAAACCGTGTTCGGCCTGGGCGCCGGCGTTTTCTTCATCGGCTACTTCCTTTTTGAAGTGCCCAGCAACCTGCTCATGCACCGCCTGGGCGCGCGCGTCTGGATCGCGCGCATCATGATCACCTGGGGCATTCTTTCCGGCATGTTCATGTTCGTGGAAACGCCCACCGGCTTCTACATCCTGCGCTTCCTGCTTGGCCTGGCCGAAGCGGGTTTCTACCCCGGCGTCATTCTGTACCTTACCTACTGGTATCCCGCGCATCGCCGCGCCAAGATCATCGCGCTGTTCATGTCCGCCATTCCCGTGGCCGGCATATTCGGCAACCCGCTGTCGGGCTGGATCATGGAAGCGTTTCACGGCACGCACGGCTTGCAGGGCTGGCAGTGGATGTTCCTGATCGAAGCCATACCCGCGCTGCTCATCGGCGTGGTCACCATCATGTACCTGGACAACGGCATCTCCAGCGCCAAATGGCTGACGGCCGATGAAAAGCAGTTGCTGACGCGCGAGATCGAACAGGACCAGAAGCAGACCGGCACGCAAAAGCACTCGCTGCGCGCGGTGTTTTCCGACAAGCGCGTGTGGTGGATGTGCCTGATCTACTTCGCCTTCGTCGCGGGCCAGTACGGCCTGACCTTCTGGATGCCCACGCTGATCAAATCGACGGGTGTCACGGGCGCTTTCAACATCGGCTTGCTCAGCGCCATTCCGTTCATCTGCGCCATCATCGTGATGAACCTGTTGGGCCACTCGGCCGACAAGCGGCGCGAACGCCGCTGGCACTTGATCGTGCCGGCGCTGGCGGGCGCGGTGGGCTTCACCGCCGCGGCGTCCTTTGCCGACAGCACGGTTATTTCGCTGATCTGCCTGTCCCTGGCCGCCGCCGGCGTGCTGACGTGCGCGCCGCTGTTCTGGTCCTTGCCCACGGCCTTCTTGTCGGGCACCGCGGCGGCGGCGGGCATCGCCATCGTGAACTCGGTTGGCAACCTGGCCGGCTTCGCCAGCCCCTACATGATCGGCTACCTGAAAGACCTGACCCAATCCACCGCGTCCGGCATGTATGTGCTGGCCGCCGTGCTGGTCATCGGCGCCATCGCGGTCTGGTTCACGCCCGCCAAGCTGGTCAACCGTTAG
- the otnI gene encoding 2-oxo-tetronate isomerase, with product MPRLAANLTMMYNEHPFLDRFQAAASDGFQGVEFLFPYDFAAADIRARLQDNGLTQALFNAPPGDWAAGERGIASLPGREDEFLRGLDQALAYAAQLGNRSLHVMAGLIRPDQDRAAHREVYVRNLARAASAAASAGITVVIEPINTRDIPGFFLNRQDEAQAICAEVGAANLKVQFDCYHCQIVEGDIAVKLERDMAGIGHIQIAGVPDRHEPNLGELNYPYLFDRIDALGYAGWVGCEYRPKAGTRAGLGWAQAYLAKH from the coding sequence ATGCCGCGCCTGGCCGCCAACCTGACCATGATGTACAACGAGCACCCCTTCCTGGACCGCTTCCAGGCCGCCGCCAGCGACGGGTTCCAGGGGGTGGAGTTTCTGTTCCCCTACGACTTCGCCGCCGCCGACATCCGTGCGCGGCTGCAAGACAACGGGCTGACGCAAGCCTTGTTCAATGCACCGCCTGGTGATTGGGCGGCGGGCGAGCGCGGCATTGCGTCGCTGCCGGGCCGGGAAGACGAATTCCTGCGCGGCCTGGATCAGGCGCTGGCCTACGCGGCGCAATTGGGTAACCGCAGCCTGCACGTGATGGCGGGCCTGATTCGTCCGGATCAAGATCGCGCGGCGCATCGCGAGGTGTATGTGCGGAACCTGGCGCGCGCCGCCAGCGCCGCCGCGTCGGCGGGTATCACCGTAGTGATCGAACCCATCAACACGCGCGACATCCCCGGCTTCTTTCTGAACCGCCAAGACGAGGCCCAAGCGATCTGCGCCGAGGTTGGCGCGGCCAACCTGAAAGTGCAGTTCGATTGCTATCACTGCCAGATCGTCGAAGGCGATATCGCCGTGAAGCTGGAACGCGACATGGCCGGCATCGGGCACATCCAGATTGCCGGCGTGCCCGACCGCCACGAGCCCAACCTGGGCGAACTGAATTACCCCTATTTGTTCGACCGCATCGACGCGCTGGGCTATGCCGGCTGGGTCGGCTGCGAATACCGCCCCAAGGCCGGCACGCGCGCGGGCCTGGGCTGGGCCCAAGCCTATCTGGCCAAGCACTGA
- the denD gene encoding D-erythronate dehydrogenase, translating to MKILITGGAGFLGQRLARQLLEQGTLTLDASGPQAITRIDLLDVVKTDAFTDKRVHSRVGDIADPTVLRDAIDTDTRAIFHLAAIVSGQAEADFDLGMRINLDASRALLDVCRALGHQPRVIFTSSVAVYGGDLPDTVRDDTALNPQSSYGTQKAIAELLLADYTRRGFVDGRVLRLPTISVRPGRPNAAASSFASGIIREPLSGEAAVCPVGPDTRLWLLSPRGAIQALIAGCELPADAVADRAPINLPGVSVTVADMEQALRDVAGDAVADRITWRPDERVERIVGSWPGRWDTSRANRLGLAGDKSFGDIIRAYLADDLPR from the coding sequence ATGAAAATCCTGATCACCGGCGGCGCCGGATTCCTGGGCCAACGGCTGGCTCGACAACTGCTTGAGCAGGGCACGCTGACGCTGGACGCCAGCGGCCCGCAAGCCATCACGCGCATCGACCTGCTGGACGTCGTCAAGACCGACGCTTTCACAGACAAGCGCGTGCATTCGCGGGTGGGCGACATCGCCGACCCCACCGTGCTGCGCGACGCCATCGACACCGATACCCGCGCCATCTTCCACCTGGCGGCCATCGTCAGCGGGCAGGCCGAGGCGGATTTCGATCTGGGCATGCGCATCAACCTGGATGCCTCGCGCGCCTTGCTGGACGTTTGCCGCGCGCTGGGCCACCAGCCGCGCGTCATCTTCACCAGTTCGGTGGCGGTGTATGGCGGCGACTTGCCCGACACCGTGCGCGACGACACCGCCTTGAACCCGCAATCGTCCTACGGCACGCAGAAGGCCATTGCCGAACTGCTGCTGGCCGACTACACGCGGCGCGGCTTTGTGGACGGGCGCGTGCTGCGCCTGCCCACCATCAGCGTGCGTCCCGGCCGACCCAACGCGGCCGCCTCGTCGTTTGCCAGCGGCATCATCCGCGAACCGCTCAGTGGCGAAGCCGCCGTGTGCCCGGTGGGCCCCGACACGCGCCTGTGGCTGCTGTCGCCCCGCGGCGCCATCCAGGCGCTGATCGCCGGTTGCGAACTGCCCGCTGACGCCGTGGCCGACCGCGCGCCGATCAACCTGCCGGGCGTGTCCGTCACCGTGGCCGACATGGAGCAGGCGCTGCGCGACGTGGCGGGCGACGCGGTGGCCGATCGCATCACCTGGCGGCCGGATGAACGGGTGGAACGCATCGTGGGCAGTTGGCCCGGCCGCTGGGACACCAGCCGCGCCAACCGTCTGGGCCTGGCGGGCGACAAGAGCTTTGGCGACATCATCCGCGCTTACCTGGCCGACGACCTGCCGCGCTGA
- the ltnD gene encoding L-threonate dehydrogenase, which produces MSHPQPSPRRVGVIGLGAMGAGIAQSLRRAGHDVHVYDIRPEAAAAFAAQGGVACATLADMAAACDIVVSVVVNAQQTEAVLYGDGGIAAALRPGAVFVMCSTVDPNWSIALESHLAELGVLYLDAPISGGAAKAAAGQMTMMTAGSAAAYAACGAVLESMAGKVYRLGDRAGAGSKVKIINQLLAGVHIAVAAEAMALGLREGVDADALYEVITHSAGNSWMFENRMPHVLAADYTPLSAVDIFVKDLGLVLDTARHSKFPLPLASTAHQMFMQASTAGHGREDDSAVIKIFPGISLPEAK; this is translated from the coding sequence ATGAGCCATCCGCAACCCTCACCCCGCCGCGTCGGCGTCATCGGCCTGGGCGCCATGGGCGCGGGCATTGCCCAAAGCCTGCGCCGCGCCGGCCACGATGTGCACGTCTATGACATCCGCCCCGAGGCCGCCGCCGCCTTCGCCGCCCAAGGCGGCGTGGCCTGCGCCACATTGGCCGACATGGCCGCCGCCTGCGACATCGTGGTCAGCGTGGTCGTCAACGCGCAGCAGACCGAAGCCGTGTTGTATGGCGACGGCGGTATCGCCGCCGCCTTGCGCCCCGGCGCCGTGTTCGTGATGTGCTCCACCGTGGACCCCAACTGGTCCATCGCGCTGGAGTCGCACCTGGCCGAATTGGGGGTGTTGTACCTGGACGCGCCGATCTCGGGCGGGGCGGCCAAGGCCGCCGCCGGCCAGATGACGATGATGACGGCGGGCAGCGCGGCGGCCTACGCCGCCTGCGGCGCGGTGCTGGAATCCATGGCCGGCAAGGTCTACCGGCTGGGCGACCGCGCGGGCGCGGGCAGCAAGGTCAAGATCATCAACCAACTGCTGGCCGGCGTGCACATTGCCGTTGCCGCCGAAGCCATGGCGCTGGGCTTGCGCGAAGGCGTGGATGCGGACGCGCTGTACGAGGTCATCACGCACAGCGCCGGCAATAGCTGGATGTTCGAGAACCGCATGCCCCATGTCTTGGCGGCGGACTACACGCCCTTGTCGGCCGTGGATATTTTTGTGAAGGACCTGGGGCTGGTGCTGGACACCGCGCGGCACAGCAAGTTTCCGCTGCCGCTGGCGTCCACCGCACATCAGATGTTCATGCAGGCGTCTACGGCCGGGCATGGCCGCGAGGACGACAGCGCCGTCATCAAGATTTTTCCTGGCATCAGCTTGCCGGAGGCCAAATGA
- the otnK gene encoding 3-oxo-tetronate kinase: MSIKLGCIADDFTGATDLANNLVRAGMRTVQTIGVPGEPLRADADAVVVALKTRTLPVEDAVAQSLAALEWLQQQGAEQIYFKYCSTFDSTPDGNIGPVTDALMTQLGTTFTIATPAFPDNKRTVFKGYLFAGDVLLNESGMQHHPLTPMTDANLVRVLQAQTTRKVGLIDYSVVAAGADAILARVQALQGEGVEIAIVDAVSNDDLLRLGPALRGMPLVTAGSGVAIGLPGNWGLAPTSAASQVRAPGLQAVVAGSCSSATNAQVAAFIDSGRPALALDPMRLATDEDVVAQVLDWAEPRMQDGPVLVYSTAEPDAVKAAQGALGVARAGALIEAAIARTAVGLVERGVRQLIVAGGETSGAVVQALGLQQMAIGEQIDPGVPWCAGYTPVARGDVSIALKSGNFGTRDFFTKAFG, from the coding sequence ATGAGTATCAAACTGGGCTGTATCGCCGACGACTTTACGGGCGCCACCGATCTGGCCAACAACCTGGTGCGCGCGGGCATGCGCACGGTGCAAACCATAGGCGTACCGGGCGAGCCCTTGCGCGCCGACGCGGACGCCGTGGTGGTGGCATTGAAAACGCGCACGCTGCCGGTGGAAGACGCCGTGGCGCAATCCCTGGCCGCGCTGGAATGGTTGCAGCAGCAAGGCGCCGAGCAGATCTATTTCAAGTACTGCTCCACCTTCGACAGCACGCCGGACGGCAATATCGGGCCGGTGACCGATGCCTTGATGACGCAGCTGGGCACGACGTTCACCATCGCCACGCCCGCGTTTCCCGATAACAAGCGCACCGTCTTCAAGGGCTATCTCTTTGCGGGCGACGTGCTGCTGAACGAATCGGGCATGCAGCATCACCCGCTGACGCCGATGACCGACGCAAACCTCGTGCGCGTGTTGCAGGCGCAGACCACGCGCAAGGTCGGGCTGATCGACTACAGCGTGGTGGCCGCGGGGGCCGACGCGATTCTTGCGCGCGTGCAGGCGTTGCAAGGCGAGGGCGTGGAGATTGCGATTGTGGATGCGGTGTCCAACGATGATCTGCTGCGGCTGGGCCCGGCGCTGCGCGGCATGCCGCTGGTGACGGCGGGCTCCGGCGTGGCGATCGGCCTGCCGGGCAACTGGGGCCTGGCGCCCACCAGCGCCGCCAGCCAGGTTCGCGCGCCCGGCTTGCAGGCCGTGGTGGCGGGTAGCTGCTCCAGCGCCACCAATGCGCAGGTGGCGGCATTCATCGACAGCGGTCGGCCGGCGCTGGCGCTGGACCCGATGCGGCTGGCAACGGACGAGGATGTGGTGGCGCAGGTGCTGGACTGGGCCGAGCCGCGCATGCAGGACGGCCCGGTGCTGGTCTATTCCACCGCCGAGCCCGATGCCGTCAAGGCGGCGCAAGGCGCGCTGGGCGTGGCGCGCGCGGGCGCGCTGATCGAGGCGGCCATTGCGCGCACCGCGGTCGGGCTGGTTGAACGCGGCGTGCGCCAATTGATTGTCGCGGGCGGCGAAACGTCCGGCGCCGTGGTGCAGGCGCTGGGCTTGCAGCAGATGGCCATCGGCGAGCAGATCGACCCAGGCGTGCCGTGGTGCGCCGGCTACACGCCGGTGGCGCGTGGCGACGTCAGCATCGCGCTGAAGTCCGGCAATTTCGGCACGCGGGATTTTTTCACCAAGGCATTCGGCTAA
- a CDS encoding amino acid permease, with translation MMSIAGVIGAALFVGSGKQIALAGPAVILAYLGGGILVILAMRMLGEMAVAQPDTGSFSTYADRAIGRWAGFTIGWLYWYFWALLMGWEAYVAGQILHGWFPMVPDWGYALFITVALIVVNFMNVRNYGEFEFWFALIKVIAIVAFLVIGSLAVVHLWPWGEARGVSQLTAQGFMPNGIKSVVVAMLGVMFAFIGAEIVTVAAAESADPAREIIRTTRSVVWRICLFYVGSIFIIVCLVPYNDPQLSQPTHGSYNVALSRLGVPYAQAIVNFIVLTSVCSCFNSALYTASRMLYSLSRRGDAHRIMQVTGRRTGTPYVGVLISSAFAFVAVWMMATSKMDLYDVLMQATGTIALFVYLAIALSQLRMRYRLQAQGVELTFKMWLFPWLTYAVIVCIIAALITMVVEGTYRNEVAYTSLLAGVIVLMGLIAQRWGIGTRRRREQLSGAPG, from the coding sequence ATGATGTCGATCGCCGGGGTCATCGGGGCGGCGTTGTTCGTCGGGTCCGGCAAGCAGATCGCGCTGGCGGGGCCGGCCGTCATCCTGGCGTACCTGGGCGGCGGCATCCTGGTCATTCTGGCCATGCGCATGCTGGGAGAAATGGCTGTTGCGCAGCCCGACACGGGGTCGTTCTCCACCTACGCCGACCGCGCCATCGGGCGCTGGGCCGGCTTCACCATCGGTTGGCTGTACTGGTATTTCTGGGCCTTGCTGATGGGCTGGGAAGCCTATGTGGCCGGGCAGATCCTGCACGGCTGGTTTCCGATGGTTCCCGACTGGGGCTATGCGCTCTTCATCACTGTGGCGCTCATCGTCGTCAACTTCATGAACGTGCGCAACTACGGCGAATTCGAATTCTGGTTCGCGCTGATCAAGGTGATTGCCATCGTGGCGTTCCTGGTCATCGGCAGCCTGGCGGTGGTGCATCTGTGGCCCTGGGGCGAAGCGCGCGGCGTGTCGCAATTGACGGCGCAGGGCTTTATGCCCAATGGCATCAAGTCGGTAGTGGTGGCCATGCTGGGCGTGATGTTCGCCTTCATCGGCGCGGAAATCGTCACGGTGGCCGCCGCCGAATCCGCCGACCCCGCGCGTGAAATCATCAGGACCACGCGCTCGGTAGTGTGGCGGATCTGCCTGTTCTACGTGGGCTCCATCTTCATCATCGTCTGCCTGGTGCCGTACAACGATCCGCAACTGTCGCAGCCCACGCACGGCAGCTATAACGTGGCGCTCAGCAGGTTGGGCGTTCCGTACGCGCAGGCCATCGTCAACTTCATCGTGCTGACGTCCGTGTGCAGTTGCTTCAATTCGGCCTTGTACACGGCGTCGCGCATGCTGTATTCGCTGTCGCGGCGGGGCGACGCGCATCGCATCATGCAGGTGACCGGCCGCCGCACCGGCACGCCGTATGTGGGCGTGCTGATTTCCAGCGCGTTCGCGTTCGTGGCGGTGTGGATGATGGCCACGTCCAAGATGGATCTGTACGACGTGCTGATGCAGGCTACCGGCACCATCGCGTTGTTCGTGTATCTGGCCATTGCGCTGTCGCAGTTGCGCATGCGCTACCGGCTGCAGGCGCAAGGCGTGGAGCTGACGTTCAAGATGTGGCTGTTTCCGTGGCTGACCTATGCGGTCATCGTGTGCATCATCGCCGCGTTGATTACGATGGTGGTGGAAGGCACGTATCGAAACGAAGTTGCCTACACGTCCTTGCTGGCGGGCGTGATCGTGCTGATGGGTTTGATCGCGCAGCGCTGGGGCATCGGCACCCGCCGGCGGCGCGAGCAGCTCAGCGGTGCGCCTGGCTAA
- a CDS encoding FadR/GntR family transcriptional regulator, with protein MVFPRLPSPPTLTDTVAKRLLAEIDEGRVLPGEKLPTEAALAEQFGVSRTVIREAVSRLRQDGIVEARQGSGVYVTGLTGNRALRIDATELSSLDAVLHIVDLRRALETEIAAQAAAMRKKRDMVEIDRALAAISQAVADGGDGVKEDVAFHRSIARATGNPYFLTTLAFVSQFLEAATRVTRGNEARHADLMRDVLQEHLAIVEAIRRQDVEGAREAARIHMVNAAKRLSQAHR; from the coding sequence ATGGTGTTCCCCCGACTTCCGTCCCCGCCCACGTTGACCGACACGGTCGCCAAGCGCCTGCTCGCCGAAATCGACGAAGGCCGCGTGCTGCCGGGTGAAAAGCTGCCCACCGAAGCCGCGCTGGCCGAGCAGTTTGGCGTCAGCCGCACCGTCATCCGCGAAGCGGTGTCGCGGCTGCGGCAGGACGGCATCGTGGAAGCGCGGCAAGGCAGCGGCGTGTACGTGACCGGGCTGACGGGCAACCGGGCCTTGCGCATCGACGCCACCGAACTCAGTTCACTGGACGCAGTGCTGCACATTGTGGATTTGCGCCGCGCGCTGGAAACCGAAATCGCGGCCCAGGCGGCAGCGATGCGCAAGAAGCGCGACATGGTCGAGATTGACCGCGCGCTAGCCGCGATTTCACAAGCGGTGGCGGACGGCGGCGACGGCGTGAAGGAAGACGTGGCGTTTCACCGCAGCATTGCGCGCGCCACCGGCAACCCCTATTTCCTGACCACGCTGGCGTTCGTCAGCCAGTTCCTGGAAGCCGCCACCCGCGTGACGCGCGGCAACGAAGCCCGCCATGCCGACCTGATGCGCGACGTGCTGCAAGAACACCTCGCCATCGTCGAAGCCATCCGCCGGCAAGACGTGGAAGGCGCGCGCGAGGCGGCGCGCATCCACATGGTGAACGCGGCCAAGCGCCTTAGCCAGGCGCACCGCTGA
- a CDS encoding LysR substrate-binding domain-containing protein: MNLRQLRAFVLIAEHGSIRAAARALFVTQPAATRSLRELEQSVGAELVRRSARGVELTPYGAALYKRAVVILQEARRAQEEIGQMRDGEGGSLNLAISSAALTVLPAALAAFRTRMPRVAVAFNEVAPPFSHEQLESGRYDFLVQTEYDGDIDDGFARTTLFTLPLAVGARAGHPLRHARTLADLHDALWLLPGNIQAPANLLRLAFEAHKLPAPRDVIPCQSIAVALAIIADSDALGIFVRNLFDHRLLPRDLRMVPLSHELPAARVSILTRADSPPTPAAQCFIDCLLNPHASPTR, from the coding sequence ATGAACCTTCGTCAACTGCGCGCCTTTGTCCTGATTGCCGAACACGGCAGCATCCGCGCGGCCGCGCGCGCCCTGTTCGTGACGCAGCCGGCCGCCACGCGCAGCCTGCGCGAGCTTGAGCAAAGCGTGGGCGCCGAACTGGTGCGCCGCAGCGCGCGCGGCGTCGAGCTGACGCCTTATGGCGCGGCGCTGTACAAGCGCGCCGTGGTGATCCTGCAAGAGGCGCGGCGCGCCCAGGAAGAGATCGGGCAAATGCGCGACGGCGAAGGGGGTTCCTTGAACCTGGCCATCAGTTCGGCTGCCTTGACGGTGCTGCCCGCCGCGCTGGCGGCGTTTCGAACGCGCATGCCGCGCGTGGCGGTGGCCTTCAATGAAGTGGCGCCGCCCTTCAGCCACGAACAACTAGAATCCGGCCGCTACGACTTCCTGGTGCAAACCGAATACGACGGCGACATCGACGACGGCTTTGCCCGTACCACGCTGTTCACGCTGCCGCTGGCGGTGGGCGCGCGCGCGGGCCACCCCTTGCGCCACGCACGCACGCTGGCCGACTTGCACGACGCGCTGTGGCTGCTGCCCGGCAACATCCAGGCGCCCGCCAACCTGCTGCGGCTGGCCTTTGAAGCGCACAAGCTGCCCGCGCCGCGCGACGTGATTCCGTGCCAGTCGATTGCGGTGGCGTTGGCCATCATTGCCGACAGCGACGCGCTGGGCATCTTCGTGCGCAATCTGTTTGACCACCGGCTGCTGCCGCGCGACCTGCGCATGGTGCCCTTGTCCCATGAACTACCGGCCGCGCGCGTGTCCATCCTGACCCGCGCCGATTCCCCACCCACGCCCGCCGCGCAGTGCTTTATCGATTGCCTGCTCAACCCCCATGCCTCGCCAACACGCTAG
- a CDS encoding MFS transporter, translating to MSIAIAAASGGQQPLHSSTMRRRVIAGTTIGNALEFFDFTVFTFLMLVIGPLFFPAASSYGQLLLTTATFGVGFLMRPVGGMLIGSYADRHGRRAAMTLTLWLMGLGCALIAAAPTYAQMGVAGPVLMVLARLIQGFAAGGEVGASTTLLVEHAPANQRGFYSSWQFGSQSLGVMLGALTVALLTATLSKDQMQAWGWRVPFVIGILTVPVGAYIRRNLEETLEPQLQATPASTPTATHAREAVHAAPTHQPLRRVFTEHKALVVKGILLVIGGMVCAQIIGFYMPAYANKELGLPATSTLFASVVLGAIGFVLAPFVGMLADRVGRKKVIFWSRAATVCALLPCFQWLVSAPSTARLMTVIALLAVLLALQTAPVITMLPELFPKAVRTTGMSVVYGLGISVFGGFAQFFVTWLLHVTGNPMAPAWYLMVTVTLSTVVLFWIQDRTGHAIDTQEA from the coding sequence ATGTCTATCGCCATCGCCGCCGCGTCCGGCGGGCAGCAGCCTTTGCATTCGTCGACGATGCGCCGGCGCGTGATCGCCGGCACCACCATCGGCAACGCGCTGGAGTTCTTCGACTTCACCGTCTTCACGTTCCTGATGCTGGTCATCGGGCCGCTGTTCTTTCCGGCCGCCTCCAGCTACGGCCAACTGCTGCTGACCACCGCCACCTTTGGCGTGGGCTTCTTGATGCGGCCGGTGGGCGGCATGCTGATTGGTTCCTACGCCGACCGCCACGGCCGCCGCGCCGCCATGACGCTGACCCTGTGGCTGATGGGCCTGGGTTGCGCGCTGATCGCCGCCGCGCCCACGTACGCGCAGATGGGTGTGGCCGGACCGGTGCTGATGGTGCTGGCGCGCTTGATCCAGGGTTTCGCCGCGGGTGGCGAGGTGGGGGCGTCGACCACGCTGCTGGTTGAGCACGCGCCCGCCAACCAGCGCGGCTTTTACTCAAGCTGGCAGTTCGGCAGCCAGTCGCTGGGGGTGATGCTGGGCGCGCTGACCGTGGCGCTGCTGACGGCCACGCTCAGCAAGGACCAGATGCAAGCCTGGGGCTGGCGCGTGCCCTTCGTGATTGGCATCCTGACCGTGCCGGTGGGCGCCTATATCCGCCGCAACCTGGAGGAAACTCTGGAACCCCAGCTACAAGCCACCCCGGCTTCCACGCCAACCGCCACGCATGCGCGCGAGGCCGTGCATGCCGCGCCCACCCACCAGCCGCTGCGCCGCGTCTTCACCGAACACAAGGCGCTGGTCGTCAAGGGCATCCTGCTGGTCATCGGCGGCATGGTATGCGCGCAGATCATCGGCTTCTACATGCCCGCCTACGCCAATAAAGAGCTGGGCCTGCCCGCCACGTCCACGCTGTTCGCCAGCGTGGTGCTGGGCGCCATCGGCTTTGTGCTTGCGCCCTTTGTCGGCATGCTGGCCGATCGGGTGGGCCGCAAGAAGGTCATCTTCTGGTCGCGCGCGGCCACGGTGTGCGCCTTGTTGCCCTGCTTTCAGTGGCTGGTATCCGCGCCCAGTACGGCGCGGCTGATGACGGTGATTGCGTTGCTGGCCGTGTTGCTGGCTTTGCAGACGGCGCCGGTGATCACGATGCTGCCCGAACTGTTTCCGAAGGCGGTGCGCACCACCGGGATGTCTGTCGTGTATGGTCTGGGCATCTCGGTTTTTGGCGGCTTTGCGCAGTTCTTCGTGACCTGGCTGCTGCACGTCACCGGCAACCCGATGGCGCCCGCCTGGTACTTGATGGTGACCGTGACGCTTTCCACCGTGGTGCTGTTCTGGATACAGGACCGCACCGGCCATGCAATCGACACTCAGGAGGCATGA